Proteins encoded together in one Coffea arabica cultivar ET-39 chromosome 2c, Coffea Arabica ET-39 HiFi, whole genome shotgun sequence window:
- the LOC113732205 gene encoding histone H3.2, producing MARTKQTARKSTGGKAPRKQLATKAARKSAPATGGVKKPHRFRPGTVALREIRKYQKSTELLIRKLPFQRLVREIAQDFKTDLRFQSSAVAALQEAAEAYLVGLFEDTNLCAIHAKRVTIMPKDIQLARRIRGERA from the coding sequence ATGGCGCGTACGAAGCAGACTGCAAGGAAGTCCACCGGAGGAAAGGCCCCAAGGAAGCAGCTGGCCACCAAGGCGGCGAGGAAATCAGCTCCGGCAACCGGAGGAGTGAAGAAGCCCCATCGCTTCCGTCCAGGAACGGTGGCTTTGAGAGAGATCAGGAAGTACCAGAAGAGTACCGAGCTGTTGATCCGGAAGCTTCCATTCCAGAGGCTTGTGAGGGAAATCGCTCAGGATTTCAAGACTGATTTGAGGTTCCAGAGCAGTGCTGTGGCGGCGTTGCAGGAGGCTGCCGAGGCTTACCTTGTTGGACTGTTCGAGGATACAAATCTGTGCGCCATTCATGCCAAGAGAGTCACTATTATGCCCAAGGATATCCAGCTTGCTAGGAGAATTAGGGGTGAGAGGGCTTAA